The genomic DNA gaacccaggccaaagcactcGCGAAACACCACTGGGGGACTGCTAATGAATGAATGACTGTAATGAAGACAGAGGAGAAAGACCAGCAGGTGTCTACATAAATTGAAGGCAACTACAGGGATCGGAGagatttgggagtggatataattccaacatAAACACCTGAGGTACACATAGGCAGGGTgacattggctgcatatgtgatgCTGGTGAAGATTAGAATGTCATTTAGAAACCTAAGTCTGGATTTTTTCAAAGTAATCTACACTGCATTTGTTAGATCAATATTGGGTCCTGCCCATTCCTCCTCCTTGTGGTATCTGGTCGCTTTTGGCCGGCACATGTCTAAATTGGGGAAGCCGACTTGATTCCCAAATTGCCGAGCTACCATTTAGTGGCAGGCAAGTGTTACTAACCAATAGTTGGATCTGGACAACAAGTGTCCATAGTTTATCAGTTACTAATATTTTCCATGCAGTTGTTTGTTTTGGGATGATCTACCGTTCTGGTGGTTTTTACTTTTAGAAAAAACACCAGAACGCAGGTCTTGTATCCCCAGGGTCCCCTGCCTTTATTAGGGAGATCAGATTTTAATACCTGTACTGATCCCTCTTAGGGGGTGCTTTATGCTCGGAGCTATCCAAGCATGCAGTTTTGGGAAGCTACCAAAGCAGCCCACCAAAAAGATATTTCATTACATATAAAGCTGGAATTTTTTTATTGGCCTACATTTAGGAGAGTaataaagtacagtactgtaattgaaatcTGTTTTTTATTTTGTAATAAATGACTCCAAGTTCTTGTAATGCTGTTCTGTAAGACATTCGTTGTTTGTTTTTCAGTATAAGGACTTGGAAGAGGTAGTACTATGGATGAACACAGTAGGTCCCTACCACAACCGACAAGAAACCTACTCCTATTTCTCTCTGCCATTCTGTGTTGGTCCCAAAGAGAAGATATCCCATTATCATGAAACCCTAGGTGAAGCTCTGCAAGGGGTTGAGCTTGAATTTTCTGGACTTGACATAGACTTCAAAAGTGAGTGTACTGTATAAACCTAAAGTGTACTGTGTACAGTATTAACCTATATTTTTTACGGTGCATATTTTTGCCTATAGCAGTTTTTATGTTGCATATTATTGTGATGTGTTTACTTTCAGTAATTTTATGTAATTTGAAGACTGTACTGCACTTTATTAAGAGAGAACAGTAAAGATCTTGTCATTAGACAGTTAAACTTGTGCATGGTATTGTAAAGTTTGCCCTAAACCCAATCACTTACTATATCTTCTTCAAGAAAATTGTTTGAGAGACCTGTTTTAAGAGGCAAAGTATGAGAGATAATATTACTGAATTGTATAAAGTGATGGCAAATATTTTAAGGATTTAAATAGTCGTGATGATGATAAAACAAAGCAAAGCTTGTAACAAAAGTGTAAAATAGAGCAAATTTCAATCTAGCAAGAATATCGCTCTATTGCATTGAGTGGTTAACGTCTTGAAAGTGAAATTAAGCTGTGTATCTGAAGACATGAATGGTGTCATTTAGTCTGGAAGAGCAAGCTCGGACAGTAGTGTTAATTGGAAAGCACGAggataaaaataatgaaaattcAGAGGAAATTTTGATTCAGAGTACTGTATATTAAAGGTGGAAATGCAGTCATTAACAGCTGTTGTATGAATTTTGCCATTATGAAAGGACTCATCCAGATGATTAATATTTTACTCAAGATAATCTTTCCTTGGGCAATAACTGAGGTCAATTAAACCTTTACTAATATGTAAAACGATGAAAATTACAAAAAGCATAATGGTTAGAATAATTGTCAGACAAAtgtattttaataaattaaagaaaatatgttGCTTATTttatgagggagccggtcggccgagcggacagcacgcgggacttgtgatcctgtggtcctgggttcgatcccaggcgccggcgagaaacaatgggcagagtttctttcaccctatgcctctgttacctagcagtaaaataggtacctgggagttagtcagctgtcacgggctgcttcctgggggtggaggcctggtagaggaccgggccgccgggacactaaaagccccgaaatcatctcaagataacctcaagatgaggagtAGCAGTCATAGCTTTCAGAGTTGTGTCAGTACAGTTGTATTTAGAATTATTATTAGGTATTCAGATATCAAGTTCTATTTTAAAAGTTGATTTAGGTTATAAAACATTTCATATTCTACATTTCAGCCGATGTTTCAAAGACTCCGTACTGTGAAGTAGAGTTGAATGAGGTTCGGTTAAAAACATTTGTATATGCAGTGAAGAACCACTACTGGTACCAGATGTACATTGATGATCTTCCTATTTGGGGTATGTGCTTTAATTTTGTGTAGCTTTGTTGACCTTtgtataatattgttatatagcATGGTTTTTTCCATGTTGCAGTGTTCCTTTGGTGACAACTAACATATCGTACAGTAATATAAATTACCCTATAAATTATttcatctctcactctctctgtctctttctttctttctttcttcatcAAGGCCCATTATCGCCTATTCCTCATTAATAATgttgcatttattcacattgtgtGTATACAGTAATTGTTTAATTCTGAGGGGTTGACATGTTTTAGCATCATcagaatactaaaaaaaaaagcttttCTTGTTCGTTTGTCTTCTtccgtatattatatataaaatgatCTTGAGCTTTTATTGTTGGCAATAAATAGGTAAAACAAAAATAAAGTTTTGATGCACCAAAAttgttgatggtgagggtcaGGTACAGCTTGCCCCGCAGGATATGTTCCATCAAGGTTGTACTATAATTAAACTAGAGCTTAACCACTGTACTGTGCAGAGCGCCCTAATGTACTTGGAgacctttttttttttctatattttaatgttttttaatgttttcatcactctttgtgtttcgaaatgaaaatggttgagtttagaaacattttgacattaactatatctgaacatttataaaaacaacaaaaatctgtctttaacaattgcactatgaagtttttgccaaaacCAGGTGCGCAGTGCGGTGGTTAATGGGAATAAGGTTCACCAGATAGCTGGTCTGAGCATTTCATTTAAATTTGGGGTTTCTGTTGTTTCATACTTGACGTCtgtagttgcatatagtcctggggactatatgcaactatagttcagttgcatatagtcctggggaccattcagacttgttcgcatgaCCTCTGTAGTATATAGTATGTTTTGGTTCTCTTGCATGTTTTTTGTATTCAACTTCACCTAATTTACTTTTAAACTTTTGCTACTAAGCTCTTTGGCCTAATTTGACATTATATTACCAGTGCTGTCTTAATTTCAGGTATCGTTGGGGAAATTGACGAGGCCAATGACATATTCTACATTTGGACTCACAAGAAATTTGACCTTGGTTACAATGGAAATCAAATTGTGGATGTTAACCTTACCTCTGAAGCAAGGCAGAAACTTGAGCTGGGAGCAAAAATCAAATTTACATATGAGGCCAACTGGAAAAAGTCCAGTATCAAATTTGAGGATAGGTTTGACAAATATTTAGAcccaaacttctttcagcaccggGTAAGTCCTCGTGAAACCTACTTTGTAATACAAGCTACTTTAAAACTTGTATAACTTTCCTATAAGACTTGGGCAAGTCTCCTGCTAAACTTGGGCAAGTCTCCTGCTAAACTTGGTCCTggttttgttgctgttgacttccctttcacagtaaagTACATATTTAATGCTCTTAACCATTTTAACAAACGTGATCTGACTTGAGCCTACCTCGTTTTAGTGTCCCGTTTTCTTTTTCTTACCCTCTTATAATGTACTTATCTCATCCAAATCTGTTCTTTCCTCGTCCAATTCTTTCTTCATCCcatttgaacctttcatcctattcttacctttcaCCTTACTGTTACCTCCTTCTCCTACCTGCTCCTCGCCTCACTCTTTTTGAGGTTTGAAGATTGAAAGATTGACAAACAAATGAAAGATTGAGGTCCGACAGGTCAGGGAGAAGTATTATGTTTTCATCTTTTTTCCTGGCTGAGGCCTCCCCATTAAAGTGAGACATGGGGTAATGATAGTGTATGTATGTCTCGTGACACAATTTATGAGGTATATTAATGATCCTTTGGTTTATGTTTCAGATCCATTGGTTTAGTATCTTCAACTCATTCATGATGGTGATTTTCCTTGTGGGTTTAGTGTCCATGATTTTAATGAGAACCCTGCGCAAGGATTATGCACGTTATTCTAAAGATGAAGAAATGGATGACATGGTCAGTACCACTGTTTTTGCAAGCTTAAAATAGATATTTAAATTACATATAATTGGACATTATTAGCAAGGaatctttttatatataaaatggaACGCTGAATTACCTCTTGGCTTAGTTGGGTATTTTGAATTATTTCAGTAAATATTAGTTTTATGTATTGTATTAAAGTACTGTACACAGAATGATGTTATGCTGATAAGTCTGAATAAATATTCAGTTGTTGAGAAATGTCACTGACTGCCTTTAATAAGATTATGgcaattttttgtttatattgcaTAGGTATAGTAGATGTACTTTACAGGAACGTGATCTGGGAGATGAATACGGATGGAAGCAAGTTCATGGCGATGTGTTTCGACCTCCATCCCAACCAATGCTGTTTTCTGCACTGATTGGGTCTGGCTACCAGATGCTCACTGTCACCTTCCTCGTCATTCTCTTAGCAATTGTTGGAGAATTGTACACAGAGTAAGTGTACTGGTTGATTGCAGTAACTTGAAGAATTGCAACTATTACACAACATT from Procambarus clarkii isolate CNS0578487 chromosome 32, FALCON_Pclarkii_2.0, whole genome shotgun sequence includes the following:
- the TM9SF3 gene encoding transmembrane 9 superfamily member 3 isoform X2, with amino-acid sequence MNTVGPYHNRQETYSYFSLPFCVGPKEKISHYHETLGEALQGVELEFSGLDIDFKTDVSKTPYCEVELNEVRLKTFVYAVKNHYWYQMYIDDLPIWGIVGEIDEANDIFYIWTHKKFDLGYNGNQIVDVNLTSEARQKLELGAKIKFTYEANWKKSSIKFEDRFDKYLDPNFFQHRIHWFSIFNSFMMVIFLVGLVSMILMRTLRKDYARYSKDEEMDDMERDLGDEYGWKQVHGDVFRPPSQPMLFSALIGSGYQMLTVTFLVILLAIVGELYTERGSMVSIAIFIYAATSPVNGYFGGSLYARMGGKVWIRQMMLSALLLPTLVCGTAFFINFIAIYYHASRAIAFTIMLAVICICTFVILPLTLVGTVLGRNLAGQPNYPCRINAVPRPIPEKKWFMEPLVIIPLGGILPFGSIFIEMYFIFTSFWAYKIYYVYGFMLLVFLILLVVVMCVTIVCAYFLLNAEDYRWQWTSFLAAASTSVYVYVYATYYFFFKTKMYGFFQTSFYFGYMALFSATLGIMCGTIGYVGTSKFVRKIYSTVKID